GCTCACTATTTACTTTCCACTTCTCACTTTTTTTAAAAATACCATTAGAATCATGATTGCTGCAGGGGTTACGCCAGAAATGCGATTCGCCTGACCCAGTGATACAGGCTGGAATTTTCCCAACTTTTCCTTAATCTCTTTTGATAATCCGGGAATATTTGCATAGTCTAAATCCCTGGGAATCCTTATCTTCTCAAGATCCTTAAATCTCTCTATATCTCTAATCTGCCTCTGAATAAAGCCAGCATATTTGACCTCTGTCTCTATCTGGGTCAGCACATCGTCAGCTAAGTCAATTCCGAAAGTATTCGACATGGAAACTATTTGTATTAGTTTTTTAATGCCAACTGCTGGACGTCTGAGAAATTCCTCCAGAGAAACAGTTTTTTTAATAGAAGGGATATTGAGCTTTTCCAGTTTTTGATTTGTTTCCCTTGAAGGTCTTATTTTCTCTCTTCTTAAATATTTTAATCCTTGTTCAATTTTTTTCTGTTTCGCAACAGTTTTATCAAAATTATCTTTCGAAACAAGGCCTGCTTCATATCCAATTTTTCTTAACCGTAAATCTGCATTATCTTCACGAATAACAAGGCGGTGCTCAACGCGTGAAGTAAACATCCTGTATGGCTCATTCGTACCCTTAGTTACAAGATCATCAAGCAGTACACCAATATAACTGGTAGAGCGATCCAGTATAAGAGTATCTTTCCCTTTCATCTTTAGCACAGCATTTACTCCTGCAATCAGTCCTTGTGCTGCAGCTTCTTCATATCCTGTAGTACCATTAATCTGTCCTGCCAGATATAAACTACTAATTAGCTTTGTTTCCAGAGTAGGATAAAGCTGCATGGAATCAATAACATCATGCTCTATTCCATAACCCATATGTGTGGGCTTTGCCTTCTCCAACCCCTTAATTGAGTGCAAAAAATCTATCTGGATATCTTTCGGCAGACTTGTAGCAAGCCCGTTAGGATAGAAATCAAATGTGTCCAGACCCTCAGGTTCCAGAAATATCTGATGACGACTTTTATCAGCAAACTTTACTATTTTGTCTTCAATTGAGGGGCAGTATCGCACTCCTGTGCCACGGATTATGCCTGTAAACAGAGGCGACTTACTCAGTCCGGATCGGATAATCTCGTGTGTCTTTTGATTGGTATGGGTAATATAGCAGGGAACTTGTTTTCGGTCTATGCATTGCGTTGAAAAAGAAAACGGTATTGGTTCTTTATCTCCCTCCTGAATCTGGAGTCCTGAAAAATCAATTGTTCTTCCATCCAGACGCGGACAGGTCCCTGTCTTAAAACGAAGAAGTTTAAATCCTAAATCCTTTAAGGAATCCGAAAGTTTTGTTGCTGCTTTTTCCCCCATTCTACCGCCTGAAAAATGCTTAAGCCCTAAATGAAGCAGCCCGTTCAGAAATGTGCCGGGAGTAATAACCACTGTTTTAGAGAGAATGTTCCCGGAACTGGTTTTCACTCCAATAACAGACATATTCTTTGCAACTAATCCTATAACCTGTCCCTCTGTTACATCCAGATTTTTCTGCTCATTTACAACATTCCTCATATAAAATTTGTACTTTTTCCTGTCTATTTGCGCACGAGAGGAACGTACTGCAGGCCCCTTGGAAGAATTGAGCTGGCGAAACTGTATGCCTGAGTAATCAGCTGCCTTTGCCATTTCACCGCCAAGAGCATCTATTTCCTTAACAAGCTGCCCCTTGCCTATTCCGCCAATTGCAGGATTGCAGGACATAAAACCAATATTATCTTTATTCATTGTGATGAGCAATGTCTTAGCGCCCATTCTCGCGCTA
The sequence above is drawn from the bacterium genome and encodes:
- the mnmG gene encoding tRNA uridine-5-carboxymethylaminomethyl(34) synthesis enzyme MnmG, whose protein sequence is MKYDVIVVGAGHAGCEAALASARMGAKTLLITMNKDNIGFMSCNPAIGGIGKGQLVKEIDALGGEMAKAADYSGIQFRQLNSSKGPAVRSSRAQIDRKKYKFYMRNVVNEQKNLDVTEGQVIGLVAKNMSVIGVKTSSGNILSKTVVITPGTFLNGLLHLGLKHFSGGRMGEKAATKLSDSLKDLGFKLLRFKTGTCPRLDGRTIDFSGLQIQEGDKEPIPFSFSTQCIDRKQVPCYITHTNQKTHEIIRSGLSKSPLFTGIIRGTGVRYCPSIEDKIVKFADKSRHQIFLEPEGLDTFDFYPNGLATSLPKDIQIDFLHSIKGLEKAKPTHMGYGIEHDVIDSMQLYPTLETKLISSLYLAGQINGTTGYEEAAAQGLIAGVNAVLKMKGKDTLILDRSTSYIGVLLDDLVTKGTNEPYRMFTSRVEHRLVIREDNADLRLRKIGYEAGLVSKDNFDKTVAKQKKIEQGLKYLRREKIRPSRETNQKLEKLNIPSIKKTVSLEEFLRRPAVGIKKLIQIVSMSNTFGIDLADDVLTQIETEVKYAGFIQRQIRDIERFKDLEKIRIPRDLDYANIPGLSKEIKEKLGKFQPVSLGQANRISGVTPAAIMILMVFLKKVRSGK